The following coding sequences lie in one Arachis ipaensis cultivar K30076 chromosome B03, Araip1.1, whole genome shotgun sequence genomic window:
- the LOC107630024 gene encoding serine/threonine-protein kinase EDR1 isoform X3: MEETQEDAGQATQRPSSMSAWPSDFAGKFGSVSLGSQETLNDSDSHRHSNEDVMSPHKASQILWHTGMLSEPIPNGFYSVIPEKRLKKYFDDIPTLDELQALSIDGFKADIILVDTEKDRKLSMLKQLIVTLVKGLNSNPAATIKKIAGLVSDFYKRPNAESPAKAALEEPSHVFENCGVQLLGQIRHGSCRPRAILFKVLADTVGLESRLMMGFPNDGAAECIDSYKHMSVMVVLNSVELLVDLMRFPGQLLPRSTKSIFMTHISAAGESDSAENDSCDSPLEPNSPLYGVSESVERENFQFRRKFEGSSNVSGLSLRNLMLRYPSLERKMSPEHQSFRAHRRSMLSGDRLGFRDFADDQSTLRSSYRSDGASSSQARRIRRSVSVTPEIGDDIVRAVRAMNEALKQTRRLREHGDHSSLSNSLNDRTSGPDLQRNLSNFHGRGDSSQKAMSLPSSPHDYRGQAPERGGPSGYGVNAKLELTWNKVLESQMFNNKPLLPFEEWNIDFSELTVGTRVGIGFFGEVFRGMWNGTNVAIKVFLEQDLTAENMEDFCNEISILSRLRHPNVILFLGACTKPPRLSMVTEYMEVGSLYFLLHMSDQKKKLNWKKRLKMLRGICRGLMHIHRMKIIHRDVKSANCLVDKHWTVKICDFGLSRIVTETPMRDSSSAGTPEWMAPELIRNEPFTEKCDIFSLGVIMWELCTLSRPWEGVPPERVVYAVAHEGSRLELPEGPMGRLISDCWAEPHERPSCEEILSRLVDIEYSMS, translated from the exons ATGGAGGAGACACAAGAAGATGCAGGGCAGGCAACGCAAAGGCCATCCAGCATGTCAGCGTGGCCTTCAGATTTTGCTGGAAAATTTGGATCTGTTTCTTTGGGTTCTCAAGAAACCTTAAATGATAGTGACTCACATAGACATTCTAATGAAGATGTCATGTCACCGCATAAAGCATCACAGATTCTCTGGCACACTGGAATGCTTTCAGAACCAATACCAAATGGTTTTTATTCAGTTATTCCG GAGAAAAGACTCAAGAAATATTTCGATGATATTCCTACTTTGGATGAGCTTCAGGCTTTGAGTATAGATGGTTTTAAGGCTGATATCATTCTTGTGGACACAGAGAAAGATAGAAAGTTATCCATGTTGAAGCAACTAATTGTGACATTGGTCAAAGGATTGAACTCAAATCCAGCTGCAACGATTAAGAAGATAGCTGGATTA GTTTCTGATTTTTATAAGCGACCAAATGCAGAAAGTCCCGCAAAAGCTGCACTAGAGGAGCCCTCCCATGTGTTTGAAAATTGTGGTGTCCAGTTGCTGGGGCAGATAAGGCATGGTTCATGCCGTCCTCGAGCTATCTTATTTAAAGTATTAGCAGACACTGTAGGTCTTGAAAGTAGGCTTATGATG GGTTTCCCAAATGATGGAGCTGCTGAATGTATAGACTCTTACAAGCATATGTCTGTGATGGTTGTATTAAATTCTGTGGAGCTGCTGGTTGATCTCATGCGTTTTCCTGGCCAATTGTTACCACGATCAACCAAGTCAATTTTTATGACACATATATCTGCAGCAGGAGAGAGTGATTCAGCCGAAAATGATTCTTGTGATTCACCATTGGAACCAAACAGTCCTTTGTATGGGGTTTCAGAGAG TGTTGAAAGGGAAAACTTTCAGTTCCGAAGAAAATTTGAAGGGTCTTCAAATGTGTCAGGCCTCTCCTTGAGAAATTTGATGTTACGATATCCCAGTCTTGAAAGGAAAATGAG TCCAGAACATCAATCATTTCGAGCACATCGGCGATCCATGCTTAGCGGTGATAGGTTAGGATTTAGAGATTTTGCTGATGACCAGAGCACATTAAG ATCCAGCTATAGGTCAGATGGTGCATCATCTTCACAAGCTCGCAGGATACGAAGAAGTGTCAGTGTTACTCCTGAGATTGGTGATGATATCGTAAG GGCTGTACGGGCAATGAATGAAGCACTTAAGCAAACTCGTCGTCTAAGAGAACATGGGGATCATAGTTCTTTGTCCAATTCTCTGAATGATAGAACTAGTGGTCCAGATCTTCAGAGAAAT CTGTCAAATTTCCATGGTCGTGGTGACAGTTCTCAGAAAGCAATGTCATTACCGTCTTCACCGCATGATTATAGAGGACAAGCGCCTGAGAGAGGTGGGCCATCTGGATATGGAGTGAATGCTAAACTGGAGTTGACTTGGAATAAAGTTCTCGAATCACAAATGTTCAACAATAAACCTCTGTTACCATTTGAAGAATGGAATATTGACTTCTCGGAATTAACCGTTGGAACTCGTGTTGGGATTG GGTTCTTTGGCGAGGTTTTCCGTGGCATGTGGAACGGCACAAATGTTGCAATCAAGGTTTTTCTTGAGCAAGATTTAACTGCTGAAAATATGGAAGATTTCTGCAATGAGATAAGCATTCTCAG CCGGCTGCGACATCCTAACG TTATTCTGTTTCTTGGTGCATGCACAAAGCCTCCACGTTTGTCAATGGTTACGGAATATATGGAGGTGGGATCTTTGTATTTCTTGCTTCATATGAGTGATCAAAAGAAGAAGCTTAACTGGAAGAAAAGGCTAAAGATGTTGCGTGGCATATGCCG GGGCTTGATGCACATCCATCGTATGAAGATTATTCACCGTGATGTAAAAAGTGCAAATTGTCTTGTAGACAAGCATTGGACAGTGAAAATCTGTGATTTTGGACTCTCAAGAATAGTGACAGAGACTCCCATGAGAGATTCTTCGTCAGCCGGAACTCCAGAGTGGATGGCTCCTGAACTCATTCGAAATGAACCATTCACTGAAAAATGTGACATCTTTAGTCTTGGGGTGATAATGTGGGAGCTCTGCACCTTGAGTAGGCCATGGGAAGGTGTACCGCCAGAGAGG GTTGTTTATGCTGTAGCTCACGAGGGTTCCAGATTGGAACTTCCTGAAGGCCCAATGGGCAGGCTGATATCAG ATTGTTGGGCAGAACCGCATGAGCGACCAAGTTGCGAGGAGATCCTCTCTCGTTTGGTAGACATTGAGTACTCAATGTCTTGA
- the LOC107630024 gene encoding serine/threonine-protein kinase EDR1 isoform X5, protein MEETQEDAGQATQRPSSMSAWPSDFAGKFGSVSLGSQETLNDSDSHRHSNEDVMSPHKASQILWHTGMLSEPIPNGFYSVIPEKRLKKYFDDIPTLDELQALSIDGFKADIILVDTEKDRKLSMLKQLIVTLVKGLNSNPAATIKKIAGLVSDFYKRPNAESPAKAALEEPSHVFENCGVQLLGQIRHGSCRPRAILFKVLADTVGLESRLMMGFPNDGAAECIDSYKHMSVMVVLNSVELLVDLMRFPGQLLPRSTKSIFMTHISAAGESDSAENDSCDSPLEPNSPLYGVSESVERENFQFRRKFEGSSNVSGLSLRNLMLRYPSLERKMSEPNIATAFGRHSRRKVIAEQRTANSRSSYRSDGASSSQARRIRRSVSVTPEIGDDIVRAVRAMNEALKQTRRLREHGDHSSLSNSLNDRTSGPDLQRNLSNFHGRGDSSQKAMSLPSSPHDYRGQAPERGGPSGYGVNAKLELTWNKVLESQMFNNKPLLPFEEWNIDFSELTVGTRVGIGFFGEVFRGMWNGTNVAIKVFLEQDLTAENMEDFCNEISILSRLRHPNVILFLGACTKPPRLSMVTEYMEVGSLYFLLHMSDQKKKLNWKKRLKMLRGICRGLMHIHRMKIIHRDVKSANCLVDKHWTVKICDFGLSRIVTETPMRDSSSAGTPEWMAPELIRNEPFTEKCDIFSLGVIMWELCTLSRPWEGVPPERVVYAVAHEGSRLELPEGPMGRLISDCWAEPHERPSCEEILSRLVDIEYSMS, encoded by the exons ATGGAGGAGACACAAGAAGATGCAGGGCAGGCAACGCAAAGGCCATCCAGCATGTCAGCGTGGCCTTCAGATTTTGCTGGAAAATTTGGATCTGTTTCTTTGGGTTCTCAAGAAACCTTAAATGATAGTGACTCACATAGACATTCTAATGAAGATGTCATGTCACCGCATAAAGCATCACAGATTCTCTGGCACACTGGAATGCTTTCAGAACCAATACCAAATGGTTTTTATTCAGTTATTCCG GAGAAAAGACTCAAGAAATATTTCGATGATATTCCTACTTTGGATGAGCTTCAGGCTTTGAGTATAGATGGTTTTAAGGCTGATATCATTCTTGTGGACACAGAGAAAGATAGAAAGTTATCCATGTTGAAGCAACTAATTGTGACATTGGTCAAAGGATTGAACTCAAATCCAGCTGCAACGATTAAGAAGATAGCTGGATTA GTTTCTGATTTTTATAAGCGACCAAATGCAGAAAGTCCCGCAAAAGCTGCACTAGAGGAGCCCTCCCATGTGTTTGAAAATTGTGGTGTCCAGTTGCTGGGGCAGATAAGGCATGGTTCATGCCGTCCTCGAGCTATCTTATTTAAAGTATTAGCAGACACTGTAGGTCTTGAAAGTAGGCTTATGATG GGTTTCCCAAATGATGGAGCTGCTGAATGTATAGACTCTTACAAGCATATGTCTGTGATGGTTGTATTAAATTCTGTGGAGCTGCTGGTTGATCTCATGCGTTTTCCTGGCCAATTGTTACCACGATCAACCAAGTCAATTTTTATGACACATATATCTGCAGCAGGAGAGAGTGATTCAGCCGAAAATGATTCTTGTGATTCACCATTGGAACCAAACAGTCCTTTGTATGGGGTTTCAGAGAG TGTTGAAAGGGAAAACTTTCAGTTCCGAAGAAAATTTGAAGGGTCTTCAAATGTGTCAGGCCTCTCCTTGAGAAATTTGATGTTACGATATCCCAGTCTTGAAAGGAAAATGAG TGAACCCAACATTGCAACTGCATTTGGTCGGCATAGTAGGAGAAAGGTCATTGCTGAACAGAGGACTGCTAATTCAAG ATCCAGCTATAGGTCAGATGGTGCATCATCTTCACAAGCTCGCAGGATACGAAGAAGTGTCAGTGTTACTCCTGAGATTGGTGATGATATCGTAAG GGCTGTACGGGCAATGAATGAAGCACTTAAGCAAACTCGTCGTCTAAGAGAACATGGGGATCATAGTTCTTTGTCCAATTCTCTGAATGATAGAACTAGTGGTCCAGATCTTCAGAGAAAT CTGTCAAATTTCCATGGTCGTGGTGACAGTTCTCAGAAAGCAATGTCATTACCGTCTTCACCGCATGATTATAGAGGACAAGCGCCTGAGAGAGGTGGGCCATCTGGATATGGAGTGAATGCTAAACTGGAGTTGACTTGGAATAAAGTTCTCGAATCACAAATGTTCAACAATAAACCTCTGTTACCATTTGAAGAATGGAATATTGACTTCTCGGAATTAACCGTTGGAACTCGTGTTGGGATTG GGTTCTTTGGCGAGGTTTTCCGTGGCATGTGGAACGGCACAAATGTTGCAATCAAGGTTTTTCTTGAGCAAGATTTAACTGCTGAAAATATGGAAGATTTCTGCAATGAGATAAGCATTCTCAG CCGGCTGCGACATCCTAACG TTATTCTGTTTCTTGGTGCATGCACAAAGCCTCCACGTTTGTCAATGGTTACGGAATATATGGAGGTGGGATCTTTGTATTTCTTGCTTCATATGAGTGATCAAAAGAAGAAGCTTAACTGGAAGAAAAGGCTAAAGATGTTGCGTGGCATATGCCG GGGCTTGATGCACATCCATCGTATGAAGATTATTCACCGTGATGTAAAAAGTGCAAATTGTCTTGTAGACAAGCATTGGACAGTGAAAATCTGTGATTTTGGACTCTCAAGAATAGTGACAGAGACTCCCATGAGAGATTCTTCGTCAGCCGGAACTCCAGAGTGGATGGCTCCTGAACTCATTCGAAATGAACCATTCACTGAAAAATGTGACATCTTTAGTCTTGGGGTGATAATGTGGGAGCTCTGCACCTTGAGTAGGCCATGGGAAGGTGTACCGCCAGAGAGG GTTGTTTATGCTGTAGCTCACGAGGGTTCCAGATTGGAACTTCCTGAAGGCCCAATGGGCAGGCTGATATCAG ATTGTTGGGCAGAACCGCATGAGCGACCAAGTTGCGAGGAGATCCTCTCTCGTTTGGTAGACATTGAGTACTCAATGTCTTGA
- the LOC107630024 gene encoding serine/threonine-protein kinase EDR1 isoform X2, translating to MEETQEDAGQATQRPSSMSAWPSDFAGKFGSVSLGSQETLNDSDSHRHSNEDVMSPHKASQILWHTGMLSEPIPNGFYSVIPEKRLKKYFDDIPTLDELQALSIDGFKADIILVDTEKDRKLSMLKQLIVTLVKGLNSNPAATIKKIAGLVSDFYKRPNAESPAKAALEEPSHVFENCGVQLLGQIRHGSCRPRAILFKVLADTVGLESRLMMGFPNDGAAECIDSYKHMSVMVVLNSVELLVDLMRFPGQLLPRSTKSIFMTHISAAGESDSAENDSCDSPLEPNSPLYGVSESVERENFQFRRKFEGSSNVSGLSLRNLMLRYPSLERKMSEPNIATAFGRHSRRKVIAEQRTANSSPEHQSFRAHRRSMLSGDRLGFRDFADDQSTLRSSYRSDGASSSQARRIRRSVSVTPEIGDDIVRAVRAMNEALKQTRRLREHGDHSSLSNSLNDRTSGPDLQRNLSNFHGRGDSSQKAMSLPSSPHDYRGQAPERGGPSGYGVNAKLELTWNKVLESQMFNNKPLLPFEEWNIDFSELTVGTRVGIGFFGEVFRGMWNGTNVAIKVFLEQDLTAENMEDFCNEISILSRLRHPNVILFLGACTKPPRLSMVTEYMEVGSLYFLLHMSDQKKKLNWKKRLKMLRGICRGLMHIHRMKIIHRDVKSANCLVDKHWTVKICDFGLSRIVTETPMRDSSSAGTPEWMAPELIRNEPFTEKCDIFSLGVIMWELCTLSRPWEGVPPERVVYAVAHEGSRLELPEGPMGRLISDCWAEPHERPSCEEILSRLVDIEYSMS from the exons ATGGAGGAGACACAAGAAGATGCAGGGCAGGCAACGCAAAGGCCATCCAGCATGTCAGCGTGGCCTTCAGATTTTGCTGGAAAATTTGGATCTGTTTCTTTGGGTTCTCAAGAAACCTTAAATGATAGTGACTCACATAGACATTCTAATGAAGATGTCATGTCACCGCATAAAGCATCACAGATTCTCTGGCACACTGGAATGCTTTCAGAACCAATACCAAATGGTTTTTATTCAGTTATTCCG GAGAAAAGACTCAAGAAATATTTCGATGATATTCCTACTTTGGATGAGCTTCAGGCTTTGAGTATAGATGGTTTTAAGGCTGATATCATTCTTGTGGACACAGAGAAAGATAGAAAGTTATCCATGTTGAAGCAACTAATTGTGACATTGGTCAAAGGATTGAACTCAAATCCAGCTGCAACGATTAAGAAGATAGCTGGATTA GTTTCTGATTTTTATAAGCGACCAAATGCAGAAAGTCCCGCAAAAGCTGCACTAGAGGAGCCCTCCCATGTGTTTGAAAATTGTGGTGTCCAGTTGCTGGGGCAGATAAGGCATGGTTCATGCCGTCCTCGAGCTATCTTATTTAAAGTATTAGCAGACACTGTAGGTCTTGAAAGTAGGCTTATGATG GGTTTCCCAAATGATGGAGCTGCTGAATGTATAGACTCTTACAAGCATATGTCTGTGATGGTTGTATTAAATTCTGTGGAGCTGCTGGTTGATCTCATGCGTTTTCCTGGCCAATTGTTACCACGATCAACCAAGTCAATTTTTATGACACATATATCTGCAGCAGGAGAGAGTGATTCAGCCGAAAATGATTCTTGTGATTCACCATTGGAACCAAACAGTCCTTTGTATGGGGTTTCAGAGAG TGTTGAAAGGGAAAACTTTCAGTTCCGAAGAAAATTTGAAGGGTCTTCAAATGTGTCAGGCCTCTCCTTGAGAAATTTGATGTTACGATATCCCAGTCTTGAAAGGAAAATGAG TGAACCCAACATTGCAACTGCATTTGGTCGGCATAGTAGGAGAAAGGTCATTGCTGAACAGAGGACTGCTAATTCAAG TCCAGAACATCAATCATTTCGAGCACATCGGCGATCCATGCTTAGCGGTGATAGGTTAGGATTTAGAGATTTTGCTGATGACCAGAGCACATTAAG ATCCAGCTATAGGTCAGATGGTGCATCATCTTCACAAGCTCGCAGGATACGAAGAAGTGTCAGTGTTACTCCTGAGATTGGTGATGATATCGTAAG GGCTGTACGGGCAATGAATGAAGCACTTAAGCAAACTCGTCGTCTAAGAGAACATGGGGATCATAGTTCTTTGTCCAATTCTCTGAATGATAGAACTAGTGGTCCAGATCTTCAGAGAAAT CTGTCAAATTTCCATGGTCGTGGTGACAGTTCTCAGAAAGCAATGTCATTACCGTCTTCACCGCATGATTATAGAGGACAAGCGCCTGAGAGAGGTGGGCCATCTGGATATGGAGTGAATGCTAAACTGGAGTTGACTTGGAATAAAGTTCTCGAATCACAAATGTTCAACAATAAACCTCTGTTACCATTTGAAGAATGGAATATTGACTTCTCGGAATTAACCGTTGGAACTCGTGTTGGGATTG GGTTCTTTGGCGAGGTTTTCCGTGGCATGTGGAACGGCACAAATGTTGCAATCAAGGTTTTTCTTGAGCAAGATTTAACTGCTGAAAATATGGAAGATTTCTGCAATGAGATAAGCATTCTCAG CCGGCTGCGACATCCTAACG TTATTCTGTTTCTTGGTGCATGCACAAAGCCTCCACGTTTGTCAATGGTTACGGAATATATGGAGGTGGGATCTTTGTATTTCTTGCTTCATATGAGTGATCAAAAGAAGAAGCTTAACTGGAAGAAAAGGCTAAAGATGTTGCGTGGCATATGCCG GGGCTTGATGCACATCCATCGTATGAAGATTATTCACCGTGATGTAAAAAGTGCAAATTGTCTTGTAGACAAGCATTGGACAGTGAAAATCTGTGATTTTGGACTCTCAAGAATAGTGACAGAGACTCCCATGAGAGATTCTTCGTCAGCCGGAACTCCAGAGTGGATGGCTCCTGAACTCATTCGAAATGAACCATTCACTGAAAAATGTGACATCTTTAGTCTTGGGGTGATAATGTGGGAGCTCTGCACCTTGAGTAGGCCATGGGAAGGTGTACCGCCAGAGAGG GTTGTTTATGCTGTAGCTCACGAGGGTTCCAGATTGGAACTTCCTGAAGGCCCAATGGGCAGGCTGATATCAG ATTGTTGGGCAGAACCGCATGAGCGACCAAGTTGCGAGGAGATCCTCTCTCGTTTGGTAGACATTGAGTACTCAATGTCTTGA
- the LOC107630024 gene encoding serine/threonine-protein kinase EDR1 isoform X7: MEETQEDAGQATQRPSSMSAWPSDFAGKFGSVSLGSQETLNDSDSHRHSNEDVMSPHKASQILWHTGMLSEPIPNGFYSVIPEKRLKKYFDDIPTLDELQALSIDGFKADIILVDTEKDRKLSMLKQLIVTLVKGLNSNPAATIKKIAGLVSDFYKRPNAESPAKAALEEPSHVFENCGVQLLGQIRHGSCRPRAILFKVLADTVGLESRLMMGFPNDGAAECIDSYKHMSVMVVLNSVELLVDLMRFPGQLLPRSTKSIFMTHISAAGESDSAENDSCDSPLEPNSPLYGVSESPEHQSFRAHRRSMLSGDRLGFRDFADDQSTLRSSYRSDGASSSQARRIRRSVSVTPEIGDDIVRAVRAMNEALKQTRRLREHGDHSSLSNSLNDRTSGPDLQRNLSNFHGRGDSSQKAMSLPSSPHDYRGQAPERGGPSGYGVNAKLELTWNKVLESQMFNNKPLLPFEEWNIDFSELTVGTRVGIGFFGEVFRGMWNGTNVAIKVFLEQDLTAENMEDFCNEISILSRLRHPNVILFLGACTKPPRLSMVTEYMEVGSLYFLLHMSDQKKKLNWKKRLKMLRGICRGLMHIHRMKIIHRDVKSANCLVDKHWTVKICDFGLSRIVTETPMRDSSSAGTPEWMAPELIRNEPFTEKCDIFSLGVIMWELCTLSRPWEGVPPERVVYAVAHEGSRLELPEGPMGRLISDCWAEPHERPSCEEILSRLVDIEYSMS, translated from the exons ATGGAGGAGACACAAGAAGATGCAGGGCAGGCAACGCAAAGGCCATCCAGCATGTCAGCGTGGCCTTCAGATTTTGCTGGAAAATTTGGATCTGTTTCTTTGGGTTCTCAAGAAACCTTAAATGATAGTGACTCACATAGACATTCTAATGAAGATGTCATGTCACCGCATAAAGCATCACAGATTCTCTGGCACACTGGAATGCTTTCAGAACCAATACCAAATGGTTTTTATTCAGTTATTCCG GAGAAAAGACTCAAGAAATATTTCGATGATATTCCTACTTTGGATGAGCTTCAGGCTTTGAGTATAGATGGTTTTAAGGCTGATATCATTCTTGTGGACACAGAGAAAGATAGAAAGTTATCCATGTTGAAGCAACTAATTGTGACATTGGTCAAAGGATTGAACTCAAATCCAGCTGCAACGATTAAGAAGATAGCTGGATTA GTTTCTGATTTTTATAAGCGACCAAATGCAGAAAGTCCCGCAAAAGCTGCACTAGAGGAGCCCTCCCATGTGTTTGAAAATTGTGGTGTCCAGTTGCTGGGGCAGATAAGGCATGGTTCATGCCGTCCTCGAGCTATCTTATTTAAAGTATTAGCAGACACTGTAGGTCTTGAAAGTAGGCTTATGATG GGTTTCCCAAATGATGGAGCTGCTGAATGTATAGACTCTTACAAGCATATGTCTGTGATGGTTGTATTAAATTCTGTGGAGCTGCTGGTTGATCTCATGCGTTTTCCTGGCCAATTGTTACCACGATCAACCAAGTCAATTTTTATGACACATATATCTGCAGCAGGAGAGAGTGATTCAGCCGAAAATGATTCTTGTGATTCACCATTGGAACCAAACAGTCCTTTGTATGGGGTTTCAGAGAG TCCAGAACATCAATCATTTCGAGCACATCGGCGATCCATGCTTAGCGGTGATAGGTTAGGATTTAGAGATTTTGCTGATGACCAGAGCACATTAAG ATCCAGCTATAGGTCAGATGGTGCATCATCTTCACAAGCTCGCAGGATACGAAGAAGTGTCAGTGTTACTCCTGAGATTGGTGATGATATCGTAAG GGCTGTACGGGCAATGAATGAAGCACTTAAGCAAACTCGTCGTCTAAGAGAACATGGGGATCATAGTTCTTTGTCCAATTCTCTGAATGATAGAACTAGTGGTCCAGATCTTCAGAGAAAT CTGTCAAATTTCCATGGTCGTGGTGACAGTTCTCAGAAAGCAATGTCATTACCGTCTTCACCGCATGATTATAGAGGACAAGCGCCTGAGAGAGGTGGGCCATCTGGATATGGAGTGAATGCTAAACTGGAGTTGACTTGGAATAAAGTTCTCGAATCACAAATGTTCAACAATAAACCTCTGTTACCATTTGAAGAATGGAATATTGACTTCTCGGAATTAACCGTTGGAACTCGTGTTGGGATTG GGTTCTTTGGCGAGGTTTTCCGTGGCATGTGGAACGGCACAAATGTTGCAATCAAGGTTTTTCTTGAGCAAGATTTAACTGCTGAAAATATGGAAGATTTCTGCAATGAGATAAGCATTCTCAG CCGGCTGCGACATCCTAACG TTATTCTGTTTCTTGGTGCATGCACAAAGCCTCCACGTTTGTCAATGGTTACGGAATATATGGAGGTGGGATCTTTGTATTTCTTGCTTCATATGAGTGATCAAAAGAAGAAGCTTAACTGGAAGAAAAGGCTAAAGATGTTGCGTGGCATATGCCG GGGCTTGATGCACATCCATCGTATGAAGATTATTCACCGTGATGTAAAAAGTGCAAATTGTCTTGTAGACAAGCATTGGACAGTGAAAATCTGTGATTTTGGACTCTCAAGAATAGTGACAGAGACTCCCATGAGAGATTCTTCGTCAGCCGGAACTCCAGAGTGGATGGCTCCTGAACTCATTCGAAATGAACCATTCACTGAAAAATGTGACATCTTTAGTCTTGGGGTGATAATGTGGGAGCTCTGCACCTTGAGTAGGCCATGGGAAGGTGTACCGCCAGAGAGG GTTGTTTATGCTGTAGCTCACGAGGGTTCCAGATTGGAACTTCCTGAAGGCCCAATGGGCAGGCTGATATCAG ATTGTTGGGCAGAACCGCATGAGCGACCAAGTTGCGAGGAGATCCTCTCTCGTTTGGTAGACATTGAGTACTCAATGTCTTGA